The region CCGCGGCCTCCAGCCGCTTTATCCGCTCCAGGATCGCCTCCGCGCCCAGCCCCCCGGCCTCGTCCACCACCCGCCCGTCGGAGAGGAACACCACCCGGTCGGCGAAGGAGGCGGCCCGGGGGTCGTGGGTGACCATGATGATGGTCTGCCCGTAGCGCCCGGCCGACTCGCGCAGCAGCTCCAGCACCCCGGTGCCGGTGCCGGAGTCCAGGTTGCCGGTCGGCTCGTCGGCGAGCACGATGTCCGGGCTGCGGAGCAGGGCCCGGGCTATGGCCACCCGCTGCTGCTCGCCGCCGGAGAGCTCGTCCGGGCGGTGCCGGCGGCGCCCTTCGAGGCCCACGAGGCCGAGCAGCTCCTCCAGCCGGCCGGCGTAGCGGGAGGGCCTCTCGCCGGCTATGAGGGCGGGCAGGAGGATGTTCTCCTCGGCGGTGAGGGTGGGGATGAGGTTGAAGAACTGGAAGACGAACCCGATCCGCTCCCGGCGCAGCAGGGTGAGCCGCCGGTCGGAGAGGCCCGAGAGGTCGTTCCCGCCGACCACGACCCGGCCGGAGGTGGGCCGGTCCAGCCCGCCCAGGAGGTGCAGCAGCGTGCTCTTGCCCGATCCCGAGGGGCCCATGATGGCGGCGAACTCGCCGTCCGGGAAGCTCAAAGAGACGCCGCGCAGGGCGCGCACGGCGGTGGGGCCCGAGCCGTAGACCTTCTCCAGGCTCAGCGTCTTTACGGCGGGCCCGTCTCCGTCGCGCATGGGGCTGAGTATATCCCCGGGGGCGGGGAGCCAGAGGTGAGATATATGACGGGGCCGCGGGGTTTGTAACGATTGGGATGCGCTGCTAAACTATCGCGGCTGATCGCGCACGAGCCCCTGTTTCTCGCGAAGAGAAACCGCCAGAGACCAAAGGAGGCAGCCATAACCGAGGACAGACGGATCTACGAGGTCATGCTCATAATCATCCCGGAGCTCGACGAGGAGCAGGTGCAGAGCACCGTCTCCCGGTTCAGGACCGTCATCGAGCGCACGGGCGGGGAGGTGGTCGGCGAGCCCAACCACTGGGGCAAGCGCAAGCTGGCCTACGAGATAGACCACCGCTCCGACGCCTACTACGTGGTGATGGAGTTCACCGCTGGGGACAGGACGCTCGTCGAGCTCAAGAGGATCCTGCGCGTCTCCGACGACGTGCTGCGGCACATGATCGTCAAGCTCCCCCCGGGCTACTCCCGCGAGGAGTCCGGCGAGCGGGAGACGGCAGAGGTGACGGGCT is a window of Rubrobacter xylanophilus DSM 9941 DNA encoding:
- a CDS encoding ABC transporter ATP-binding protein; protein product: MRDGDGPAVKTLSLEKVYGSGPTAVRALRGVSLSFPDGEFAAIMGPSGSGKSTLLHLLGGLDRPTSGRVVVGGNDLSGLSDRRLTLLRRERIGFVFQFFNLIPTLTAEENILLPALIAGERPSRYAGRLEELLGLVGLEGRRRHRPDELSGGEQQRVAIARALLRSPDIVLADEPTGNLDSGTGTGVLELLRESAGRYGQTIIMVTHDPRAASFADRVVFLSDGRVVDEAGGLGAEAILERIKRLEAAG
- the rpsF gene encoding 30S ribosomal protein S6; the encoded protein is MLIIIPELDEEQVQSTVSRFRTVIERTGGEVVGEPNHWGKRKLAYEIDHRSDAYYVVMEFTAGDRTLVELKRILRVSDDVLRHMIVKLPPGYSREESGERETAEVTG